A section of the Terriglobales bacterium genome encodes:
- a CDS encoding TetR family transcriptional regulator, translating to MSETSNRDGILSAAASEFARKGFSGARVHAIAAEAGVNIALLYYYFDSKEELYVAVLEQVFADWAQRVTNALQHEGTSTQKLIAYLEAYFDFVAEAPHRPRLVQQEMSQSGTAATLCVTELATRYVRPVHRIVLGLLEKGAHQGEFRRVSRDFVYTISATVVSYFTSSAFIQAVTGHDPLTPAKVAERRSSVIDTISSALFAGSEGKKINHKEGQKI from the coding sequence AATTCTCAGCGCAGCCGCGTCTGAGTTCGCTCGCAAAGGATTTTCGGGCGCCCGCGTGCACGCCATCGCTGCCGAGGCCGGAGTCAACATCGCGCTTCTTTACTACTACTTCGACAGCAAAGAAGAACTATATGTGGCGGTATTGGAACAGGTGTTTGCAGATTGGGCGCAGAGGGTTACGAATGCGTTGCAGCATGAAGGAACGTCCACGCAAAAATTGATTGCATATCTCGAAGCCTATTTCGATTTCGTCGCTGAAGCTCCCCATCGTCCGCGTTTGGTGCAGCAGGAGATGAGCCAATCAGGTACTGCGGCAACACTATGCGTTACAGAGCTTGCGACGCGCTATGTGCGGCCGGTGCACCGGATTGTTCTGGGGCTTTTGGAGAAAGGTGCCCATCAAGGGGAGTTTCGTCGGGTTTCCCGCGATTTCGTCTACACAATCTCGGCGACCGTCGTTAGTTACTTCACAAGCAGTGCTTTTATCCAAGCTGTGACTGGGCACGATCCACTGACACCCGCGAAGGTTGCGGAGCGCCGCAGTTCCGTAATCGACACGATTTCGTCAGCTCTTTTCGCAGGGTCCGAAGGCAAAAAGATCAATCACAAGGAAGGACAAAAGATTTGA